GCCCGGCCTTGCGGAAATTTTTCCCCGATTTCGCCCCGGCCGCCGCGCGCGCTTCGCCGGGTCGGGCGGGATTCCTTCTCGGGCGGCGGAGGCCGGGCCTCGCCGCAACCCCATCGAGGAACCGCCCTGAGGTCGTCGAGCACGCCGACGGAACGAGAGGGACGCTCTCAGCCACATATCCCACTCCAATCCGGAGAGACATCATGAGCCGTTCGAAGGACCTCCTGCATCGCCTGATCCCCGCATGGGCCCGGAACGCCCCCTCGAAGACGCCGCGCCAGGTCCGGCGGCTCCGACCCGAGCTGGACGGCCTGGAGGGGCGACTGGTCCTCTCGCGGTTCGGCTCGCTCGCCGGCCAGGCGATGTCCTCCCGCGTGGCGATGTTCCAGCGCGCCGGCGGCGGCCAGACGGGCGGCGGCGCGGGCGGGGCGGTGTTCGCCGGCCATCATGGCGGCGGAGGCGGCGGCGGGAGCGTCGCTCGGGACAGCCAGCTCGCGGCGGACCTCAAGACGTACCAGGCCGCGGCGACGTCCCTCCTCCGCGGGTCGGCCGTCACCGACGCCCAGCGCGTCGCGCTGCACGACGCCTTCGGCGCGGTGCAGACCGCCGGCGTCACGTACGACAAGGCCGCGCTGGCGACGGTGGCCGACAACGTCTTGACCGCCCTCGCCGACACCGACGCCGCGACGACGCCCGAATCCTACCGGGCCGATTTCGTCGCCGCGTTCACCGGCTCGGGCGCCGACGGCGCGCTGACGACCGACGAGCTGGCCCTGGTCAACACGGCCTTCGACGCCTTCGTGACGGTCGCCGACAACCTCGACGCCGACTCGACCGAGCTGAGCGCCTTGACCACGGCCCGCGCCGCGATCACCGCCGACTACACCCGGCTGGGCATCACCGGCGCCGCTCCGACCAGCCTCGAACTGATCCTCGGCGGTCCGGGCGGCGGCGGCCCCCGCAGCTTCTGCTGACCGGCGCCGTCCGGGGACCAGGCGGGCCGTCGGACCCGGAGCCACGGAGGACTCCCCCGACGGCCCCGTCACCCGAGGTCCTCAAGCGGAAACGCACGGCCCGAAGGGCCGGATGAGGGGAGACGCACCAAGAAGCTCTCGCATGATCGGCCCATCTCCGATCCTGATCTCGGCGCCTCCGCCCCCCTTGAGGACCCAGCCCCGCCGACGCATGGCGGCGGTAGAAGCCGGTCGGTCGACGTCGTCCGGCCGGCTTCCCCCTGGCGACCAGGTTTCGTGTTTTCGCCCGCCTCACGCGAGGCCGCATCCGGGATGACGGGTTTGATGCCGTCGTCAGGCGAACTCGCCCGGCGTGAGCATCGGCGATTCGATGGTCGACGGCCCGCCGCCGTGCGCGGGCGCCTGCGGGAGGGGAGCGGCGGAAGGGCGGTCTCGCAACGGGTAGGCGAGCTGGCCGATCAGCGAGTCCGGCAGCTTCGCCTTGATCCCGTAGGCTTCGGGCCAATCGCCGGGGAGGTGCCGGGTCCCGAAGAGCCAGTCGATCCAGGGCAGGGCGGCGGCGTAGTTGCGGTTGATGGGGCCGTTCCGGGTGTGATGCCAGTGGTGGAACGCGGGCGTCGCGACGAGCCATTCCAGCGGCCCGAACCGCCAGCGCACGTTGGCGTGGACGAAGAACCCCCACATCGTGCTGACGAGCGTGGCCAGCACGGGGGCCAGGCTGCCGGCGGCGCCGGTCGGGCCCCCCAGGCCGAGGACGTAGATCGGGGTCAGGCTGCAGAACCGGCCGAACACCATGTCGACCGGATGGGCGCGGGTGTTGACCAGGAAGTCGATCTCCTC
The DNA window shown above is from Paludisphaera mucosa and carries:
- a CDS encoding sterol desaturase family protein, with amino-acid sequence FLRRGIGVDLAYYFLSSLLPASLLSVPTALLAWVAHNLVPGGILATAAALPTWARVLAAIVLGDLGYYWGHRWSHQIPFLWKFHAIHHSAEEIDFLVNTRAHPVDMVFGRFCSLTPIYVLGLGGPTGAAGSLAPVLATLVSTMWGFFVHANVRWRFGPLEWLVATPAFHHWHHTRNGPINRNYAAALPWIDWLFGTRHLPGDWPEAYGIKAKLPDSLIGQLAYPLRDRPSAAPLPQAPAHGGGPSTIESPMLTPGEFA